From a region of the Oncorhynchus keta strain PuntledgeMale-10-30-2019 chromosome 13, Oket_V2, whole genome shotgun sequence genome:
- the LOC118392648 gene encoding cerebellin-1-like, translating into MHRLPLPCSSLPHLIITLNYALFLGLVLILQWGPLGARAQNDTEPIVLEGKCLVVCDSTPSSEPSGNALGMSVRSGAGRVAFSAVRNTNHEPSEMSNRTMTIYFDQILVNVGSHFDPARSIFVAPRKGVFSFCFHVVKVYNRQTIQVSLVLNGHPVISAFAGDQDVTREAATNAGLVTMERGDKAYLKLERGNLMGGWKYSTFSGFLVFPL; encoded by the exons ATGCACCGCCTTCCTCTTCCTTGTTCATCTTTGCCCCACCTCATAATAACACTTAACTACGCCCTTTTCCTTGGACTTGTTTTAATCCTCCAATGGGGTCCCCTGGGGGCCAGAGCTCAGAATGACACTGAGCCAATCGTGTTGGAGGGGAAGTGTCTGGTGGTTTGTGACTCCACCCCCTCGTCGGAACCGTCGGGTAACGCGTTGGGGATGTCGGTGCGGTCAGGGGCCGGTCGAGTGGCGTTCTCTGCTGTCCGGAACACTAACCACGAACCCTCTGAGATGAGCAACCGTACCATGACCATCTACTTTGACCAG ATCCTGGTGAATGTGGGCAGCCATTTTGACCCAGCACGCAGCATCTTTGTGGCTCCCAGAAAAGGAGTCTTCAGTTTCTGCTTCCATGTGGTCAAAGTATACAATCGACAGACAATACAG gtgagtcTGGTATTGAACGGACACCCGGTGATTTCAGCATTCGCTGGGGACCAGGACGTGACCAGGGAAGCAGCCACCAATGCTGGGTTGGTTAccatggagagaggagacaaggctTATCTCAAACTGGAGAGAGGGAACCTGATGGGGGGATGGAAATACTCCACCTTCTCTGGGTTTCTGGTGTTTCCTTTGTAG